A single genomic interval of Alistipes provencensis harbors:
- a CDS encoding lipocalin-like domain-containing protein: MKSIKFLAAVAALCGLAACADKTPKTFEGFIADASMNTVTVKALTADETYTFSTMDADKSEAEGLLLGAPVVVDYTGKLEDGAAATKVATDPTYAEAVGRWTMPDPIDPEGVMGVEIMVEGAAQSINMATLVYSSWELQGEADKILLKGQSIGNGQTIDFTQTGVIAKDAEGRYTLTIEGTETVYTKAE; this comes from the coding sequence ATGAAAAGCATCAAATTTCTGGCAGCCGTTGCAGCCCTCTGCGGGCTGGCAGCCTGCGCCGACAAAACCCCGAAGACCTTCGAGGGTTTCATCGCCGACGCGTCGATGAACACCGTCACCGTCAAGGCGCTGACCGCCGACGAGACCTACACCTTCTCGACGATGGACGCCGATAAGAGCGAGGCCGAAGGCCTGCTGCTGGGCGCTCCGGTGGTCGTGGACTACACGGGCAAGCTCGAGGACGGCGCCGCAGCCACGAAAGTCGCCACCGACCCCACCTATGCCGAAGCCGTAGGCCGGTGGACGATGCCCGACCCGATCGATCCCGAAGGTGTGATGGGCGTCGAAATCATGGTCGAGGGCGCTGCGCAGTCAATCAACATGGCCACGCTGGTCTATTCGTCGTGGGAGCTTCAAGGCGAAGCCGACAAAATCCTGCTCAAAGGGCAGAGCATCGGCAACGGCCAGACCATCGACTTCACCCAGACGGGCGTGATCGCCAAGGATGCCGAGGGCCGATACACCCTGACGATCGAGGGCACCGAGACGGTCTACACCAAGGCCGAATAA
- a CDS encoding glycosyltransferase family 9 protein: protein MARKNRELPRHLLVLRTSAMGDVAMLPHALRALMSAYPGLRVTVATRPMFKPFFEGLGVDFLDVDLKGAHHSLRGMWRLAAEARWLGVDAVADVHDVLRSRAFRLSMSLHGIPVAFIHKGRAEKRQFIRCGSRGMEPLRHTVLRYCDTFRRLGFVFDDPEPVRRQERPNPFGPKEGVWVGFAPFSAQQGKTYPGEQSREAVRLLAERYDRVFIHGGGGGEQQFAEEMERMYPNVTALFGKVRLDGEMDLIANLDCVVSMDSLVMHLAALVATPVVSVWGATHPGLGFLGYGCDPQGILQADMTCRPCSVFGSKPCRYGDYRCLKAVTPAMIAERVRQLIGR, encoded by the coding sequence ATGGCCAGAAAAAATAGGGAACTCCCGCGTCATCTGCTGGTGCTGCGGACTTCTGCGATGGGCGATGTGGCGATGCTGCCGCATGCGCTCCGTGCGCTGATGTCCGCCTATCCCGGCCTGCGGGTCACGGTGGCGACGCGGCCGATGTTCAAACCGTTCTTCGAGGGGCTGGGCGTGGATTTTCTCGATGTCGACCTCAAAGGCGCCCACCACTCCCTGCGGGGCATGTGGCGGCTGGCTGCCGAGGCCCGGTGGCTGGGTGTGGATGCCGTGGCCGACGTGCACGACGTGCTGCGCTCCCGGGCCTTCCGTCTCTCGATGAGTCTCCACGGCATCCCCGTGGCATTCATTCACAAGGGCCGCGCGGAGAAACGGCAGTTCATCCGCTGCGGGAGCCGCGGCATGGAGCCGCTGCGCCATACTGTGCTGCGCTACTGCGACACGTTTCGCCGGCTGGGGTTCGTGTTCGACGATCCGGAACCTGTCCGCCGGCAGGAGCGTCCCAATCCGTTCGGCCCCAAAGAGGGCGTCTGGGTGGGATTCGCCCCTTTCTCGGCGCAGCAGGGCAAGACCTATCCCGGGGAGCAGAGCCGCGAGGCGGTGCGGCTGCTGGCGGAGCGTTACGACCGGGTCTTCATCCACGGCGGCGGAGGAGGCGAACAACAGTTCGCCGAGGAGATGGAGCGCATGTATCCCAACGTCACGGCGCTGTTCGGCAAGGTCCGCCTCGACGGGGAGATGGACCTGATCGCCAACCTCGACTGCGTGGTGTCGATGGATTCGCTGGTCATGCATCTGGCGGCGCTCGTGGCCACGCCCGTGGTGTCGGTGTGGGGCGCGACGCATCCCGGATTGGGATTCTTGGGTTACGGGTGCGATCCGCAGGGGATTCTGCAGGCCGACATGACGTGCCGCCCCTGTTCCGTATTCGGCAGCAAGCCCTGCCGTTACGGCGACTATCGCTGCCTGAAAGCCGTGACCCCTGCGATGATCGCAGAGCGGGTGAGGCAGTTGATCGGGCGATGA
- a CDS encoding DUF4254 domain-containing protein — protein sequence MFTENANRIFNRSIEEYHRWDDVDHPIDNPYAPGTIDHLLYHKNWIDTVQWHLEDIIRDPAIDPAEALKIKRRIDKSNQDRTDMVEYVDSYLLDKYKEIVPAPDARLNTETPAWAIDRLSILALKIYHMAREAERTDVDDEHRAACRKKLDVLLSQQADLSRSIEELIEDIEAGRKYMKTYKQMKMYNDPALNPVLYGQKK from the coding sequence ATGTTTACCGAAAACGCGAATCGTATTTTCAACCGGTCTATCGAGGAATATCACCGCTGGGACGATGTCGACCATCCGATCGACAACCCCTATGCCCCGGGAACGATCGACCACCTGCTCTATCATAAAAACTGGATCGACACCGTGCAGTGGCATCTGGAGGACATCATCCGCGACCCGGCGATCGATCCGGCGGAGGCGTTGAAGATCAAGCGCCGCATCGACAAGTCGAATCAGGACCGCACGGACATGGTGGAGTATGTCGATTCCTACCTGCTGGACAAATATAAGGAGATCGTGCCGGCTCCCGACGCCCGGCTGAACACCGAAACTCCGGCGTGGGCCATCGACCGGCTGTCGATCCTCGCCCTGAAAATCTACCACATGGCGCGCGAGGCGGAGCGCACGGACGTCGACGACGAACACCGGGCGGCTTGCCGGAAAAAGCTCGACGTGCTGCTCTCGCAGCAGGCCGACCTTTCGCGGTCCATCGAGGAGCTGATCGAGGATATCGAGGCGGGCCGCAAGTACATGAAGACCTACAAGCAGATGAAGATGTACAACGACCCGGCGCTGAATCCGGTGCTCTATGGCCAGAAAAAATAG
- a CDS encoding glucosaminidase domain-containing protein — protein sequence MTFSKKAISLAGILLCCAVQLGAQVRQTREEYVSRYMSIAVAHMERYGIPASITMAQGILESDCGNSLLSMRSNNHFGIKCKRNWTGEKVYHDDDAKGECFRAYPSVEASYQDHAEFLDSQPRYDSLFAYPSDDYKSWARGLKAAGYATAPDYAQRLVRIIEENQLFLLDRPDGMHLYATRYGLPRDPEEWFSSQSSVERTAEAGTAIDPDNYRVTINAHAGYNVYATNGVHYVTAKENDTFENIGGKFRLSARNLRKFNDLKDKKAQPVPGEVVYIERKKKRWTGNAQHHIARQGETAYSVGQSYAIRTRSIEKLNRLKSGEELEQGRQIRIK from the coding sequence ATGACTTTTTCCAAAAAAGCAATATCCCTCGCGGGAATCCTTCTCTGCTGCGCGGTGCAGCTCGGGGCGCAGGTGCGCCAGACACGCGAAGAATACGTCAGCCGTTACATGTCGATCGCCGTGGCCCACATGGAGCGCTACGGCATCCCGGCGAGCATCACCATGGCGCAGGGCATCCTCGAATCCGACTGCGGCAACAGCCTGCTGTCGATGCGGTCGAACAACCATTTCGGCATCAAGTGCAAGCGCAACTGGACGGGCGAGAAGGTCTACCACGACGACGACGCCAAAGGCGAATGTTTCCGCGCATATCCTTCGGTCGAAGCCTCCTATCAGGACCACGCCGAGTTCCTCGACTCGCAGCCCCGCTACGACTCGCTCTTCGCCTACCCGTCCGACGACTACAAAAGCTGGGCACGGGGTTTGAAGGCCGCGGGATACGCCACGGCGCCCGACTATGCCCAGCGGCTCGTGCGGATCATCGAGGAGAACCAGCTCTTCCTGCTGGACCGTCCCGACGGCATGCACCTCTACGCCACGCGCTACGGACTTCCGCGCGACCCCGAGGAGTGGTTCTCGTCGCAGAGCAGCGTGGAGCGCACGGCCGAGGCCGGAACGGCCATCGACCCGGACAACTACCGCGTAACGATCAACGCCCATGCAGGCTACAACGTCTATGCCACCAACGGCGTGCACTACGTCACGGCCAAGGAGAACGACACGTTCGAGAACATCGGCGGGAAGTTCCGCCTCTCGGCGCGCAACCTGCGCAAGTTCAACGACCTGAAGGACAAGAAGGCGCAGCCCGTTCCGGGCGAAGTGGTCTACATCGAGCGCAAGAAGAAGCGCTGGACGGGCAACGCCCAGCATCACATCGCGCGTCAGGGCGAGACGGCCTACTCCGTCGGGCAGTCCTACGCCATCCGCACGCGGTCGATCGAAAAACTCAACCGCCTCAAGTCCGGCGAGGAGCTGGAGCAGGGGCGCCAGATACGCATCAAGTAA
- a CDS encoding S9 family peptidase — translation MRKRLFTLPAALLLVAGATYAQNEYAEIARLRSLNESVRGIRPMADGEHYTTLDANNILRYSYAADTPGESMLPSPAPNLVISDYVFSPDEQTILVASGRKPIYRHSYTTSYSLIRDNRVLPVLRQAEAPRDASFSPDGQQIAYSDGNDLYVYDIAAQTTRRITDDGAWNQVINGTTDWVYEEEFGITQAYAFSPDSRRIAYLRFDESEVPLMEMMRFDGKLYNRAYSFKYPKAGERNSVVQLWVADLQTGSKERIDTGPETDQYIPRIGWTPDGRPWFYRLNRRQNTFEMIVCEPHGAQRTVYEERARQYVERVDDKTVTFVDKDRFLVRQESHTGFMHLYLYSLRRGILGQVTKGDWEVTEVVGCDGKRVWYLSTETSPLRRNLYSVRLDGKDKRRLTTGEGYYTAAPAPGMKYFITTFSNASTPNLTEVCDAEGRVIRTLADSRTLRDELAATARPVKEFFTFTTERGDTLNAYIVKPRGFDPAQRYPVLLTQYSGPGSQSVRDRWSLDWEDALADKGYIVVCADGRGTGFRGEKFKKLTYGRLGALEVEDQISTARYMAAQPYVDPARIGIYGWSYGGFMALSCAMKGHGLFRMAIAVAPVTSWRYYDTIYTEIYNNLPQYNAAGYDDNSPINFARMLDDKRTRLVIIHGTADDNVHFQNTMEMTRALNRAGKQYDMMVYPDQNHSMLPDATAHIRQKMIDYTLKNL, via the coding sequence TTGAGAAAGAGACTTTTCACCCTACCCGCGGCGCTTCTGCTCGTCGCGGGGGCTACATACGCCCAGAACGAATACGCCGAGATCGCCCGCCTGCGGAGCCTCAACGAATCGGTGCGCGGCATCCGCCCGATGGCCGACGGCGAACACTACACCACGCTCGACGCGAACAACATCCTGCGTTACAGCTACGCCGCGGACACGCCGGGTGAGAGCATGCTCCCGTCGCCCGCGCCCAACCTCGTTATCAGCGACTACGTCTTTTCGCCCGACGAGCAGACGATCCTCGTCGCCTCGGGCCGCAAGCCCATCTACCGCCACTCCTACACCACCTCCTACTCGCTCATCCGCGACAACCGCGTGCTGCCCGTGCTGCGGCAGGCCGAAGCGCCGCGCGACGCCTCGTTCTCACCCGACGGACAGCAGATCGCCTACTCCGACGGCAACGACCTCTACGTCTACGACATCGCCGCGCAGACCACGCGCCGCATCACCGACGACGGAGCGTGGAATCAGGTCATCAACGGCACGACCGACTGGGTCTACGAGGAGGAGTTCGGCATCACACAGGCCTACGCCTTTTCGCCCGACAGCCGCCGCATCGCCTACCTGCGCTTCGACGAGAGCGAGGTGCCGCTGATGGAGATGATGCGCTTCGACGGCAAGCTCTACAACCGCGCCTACTCGTTCAAATACCCCAAGGCCGGGGAGCGTAACTCCGTAGTCCAGCTCTGGGTGGCGGACCTCCAGACCGGAAGCAAAGAGCGCATCGACACGGGCCCGGAGACCGACCAGTATATCCCCCGCATCGGATGGACGCCCGACGGACGGCCGTGGTTCTACCGTCTCAACCGGCGGCAGAACACGTTCGAGATGATCGTCTGCGAGCCCCACGGGGCCCAGCGCACGGTCTATGAGGAGCGCGCCCGACAGTATGTCGAGCGGGTCGACGACAAGACCGTCACTTTCGTCGACAAGGACCGCTTCCTCGTGCGGCAGGAGAGCCACACGGGCTTCATGCACCTCTACCTCTACAGCCTGCGCCGCGGCATTCTCGGGCAGGTGACCAAAGGCGACTGGGAGGTCACCGAGGTCGTCGGATGCGACGGCAAGCGCGTCTGGTACCTCTCGACCGAGACCTCGCCGCTGCGCCGCAACCTCTACAGCGTGCGTCTCGACGGCAAGGACAAACGCCGCCTCACCACAGGCGAAGGCTACTACACCGCTGCCCCGGCCCCCGGCATGAAATACTTCATCACCACCTTCTCCAACGCCTCGACACCCAACCTCACGGAGGTCTGCGACGCCGAAGGCCGGGTGATCCGCACGCTGGCCGACAGCCGCACCCTGCGCGACGAACTGGCGGCGACGGCACGCCCCGTCAAGGAGTTCTTCACGTTCACGACCGAGCGCGGCGACACGCTCAACGCCTACATCGTCAAACCCCGCGGCTTCGACCCCGCGCAGCGCTACCCCGTGCTGCTGACGCAGTATTCGGGCCCCGGTTCGCAGTCGGTCCGCGACCGCTGGTCGCTCGACTGGGAGGACGCGCTGGCCGACAAGGGCTACATCGTGGTCTGCGCCGACGGCCGCGGCACGGGATTCCGGGGCGAAAAGTTCAAGAAACTCACCTACGGACGCCTCGGAGCGCTGGAGGTCGAAGACCAAATTTCGACGGCCCGCTACATGGCCGCGCAACCCTATGTGGACCCCGCACGCATCGGCATCTACGGCTGGTCCTACGGCGGATTCATGGCCCTGAGCTGCGCCATGAAGGGACACGGGCTGTTCCGCATGGCGATCGCCGTGGCACCCGTCACCTCGTGGCGCTACTACGACACGATTTACACCGAAATCTACAACAACCTCCCGCAGTACAACGCCGCGGGTTACGACGACAATTCGCCGATCAACTTCGCGCGGATGCTCGACGACAAGCGGACGCGCCTCGTGATTATCCACGGCACGGCCGACGACAACGTACATTTTCAGAACACCATGGAGATGACCCGGGCGCTGAACCGCGCCGGCAAGCAGTACGACATGATGGTGTATCCCGATCAGAATCACTCGATGCTGCCCGACGCAACGGCACACATAAGACAGAAAATGATTGATTACACCCTGAAGAATTTATGA
- a CDS encoding methylated-DNA--[protein]-cysteine S-methyltransferase yields the protein MTYSMQLETPIGPLTVTATEKAVTAIRFGTQVPEGSTRCTEAEATPLLRRAAEEIGDYFAGLRRDFTLPLAPEGTPFQQKVWEALRTIPYGETRTYKEIAIQIGHNQSFRAVGMANNRNPIVVVVPCHRVIGYDGKLTGYAGGLDVKEQLLELERR from the coding sequence ATGACGTATTCCATGCAACTCGAAACGCCGATCGGCCCGCTGACGGTCACGGCGACCGAAAAGGCCGTAACGGCCATCCGATTCGGCACACAGGTTCCGGAGGGCTCCACACGCTGCACCGAGGCGGAAGCCACGCCCCTGCTGCGCCGGGCCGCCGAAGAGATCGGCGACTATTTCGCAGGCTTGCGCCGCGATTTTACGCTGCCCCTCGCCCCCGAGGGAACGCCCTTCCAGCAGAAAGTCTGGGAAGCACTGCGCACCATCCCCTACGGCGAGACCCGCACCTACAAGGAGATCGCCATCCAGATCGGCCACAACCAGTCGTTCCGGGCCGTGGGCATGGCCAACAACCGCAATCCGATCGTGGTCGTGGTCCCCTGCCACCGGGTCATCGGCTACGACGGCAAGCTCACGGGATATGCCGGGGGCCTCGACGTCAAGGAGCAGTTGCTCGAATTGGAAAGACGGTAG